A single genomic interval of Megalobrama amblycephala isolate DHTTF-2021 linkage group LG15, ASM1881202v1, whole genome shotgun sequence harbors:
- the c2cd4a gene encoding C2 calcium-dependent domain-containing protein 4A, whose product MWVVDKIRVSVERTNLPIPITEYSFKIGDIMFGDKSSIDKAKRVLLCPNIITPDTIPEFCIPPKISSPVEGKSIEQGRPTPCIRVSPCEKESPKREANNRELPNNHIIQVESVDDGPYDNGCSDEETTNADPQSQAALSLPHLAKAQTCYGFCTLLESPHTRRKESLFHNDPNSSGIPLVLPRSRSSTCSKSSMPSSPILPSSISPSSFSLNTLTSRLSPKGFTLHRQGTLDSDTTSSAESSPFSSPLLNRCPPKSSLLKALNHEKILYRNLRKAAMSRNNSLSTDEGSSTDNSPNIMRRASDGLVEPLQCGFGLAPPAIFPMDLVLHRERVMKENLVPVGRDGTLRLSAEYCPENQRLRVRLISAEGLYALSVDPKSINCSVSLSLMPGKIQKQRSTVIRKSRNPIFNEDFFFDGISEDDLCQRSLRFKVVNKMSTMKRDYILGNCDLPLSSIVTL is encoded by the coding sequence ATGTGGGTGGTAGATAAGATCAGAGTGTCCGTCGAAAGGACCAACCTGCCAATTCCCATAACGGAATACAGCTTCAAAATCGGAGACATCATGTTTGGAGACAAGTCATCCATTGACAAAGCCAAGAGAGTCTTGCTGTGTCCAAACATCATTACCCCAGACACCATCCCAGAGTTCTGCATTCCCCCCAAGATATCAAGCCCAGTGGAGGGCAAGAGTATTGAGCAGGGGAGGCCGACTCCATGTATCCGAGTGTCTCCATGTGAGAAAGAAAGTCCAAAGAGAGAGGCCAATAACCGAGAGCTACCCAATAACCATATCATCCAGGTGGAGAGTGTTGACGATGGGCCATATGACAATGGCTGTAGTGATGAGGAAACCACCAATGCTGATCCTCAAAGCCAGGCTGCGCTTTCCCTGCCCCACTTGGCTAAAGCTCAAACCTGCTATGGCTTTTGCACCTTGCTGGAAAGTCCCCACACCAGGAGAAAGGAGTCCCTCTTCCACAACGACCCTAACTCAAGTGGAATCCCCTTGGTTCTTCCCCGGAGTAGATCAAGCACTTGCTCCAAATCTTCCATGCCATCTTCCCCCATCTTgccatcttcaatctccccttctTCCTTTAGCCTGAACACTCTTACTTCCAGACTTTCTCCAAAAGGCTTCACCCTGCACAGACAGGGAACTCTGGATAGCGATACTACCTCCTCGGCAGAATCCTCCCCCTTCAGTTCTCCTCTATTGAACAGATGCCCACCAAAATCTTCTCTCCTTAAAGCACTTAACCATGAGAAAATCCTCTACCGCAACCTCCGCAAGGCTGCCATGTCCAGAAACAATTCCTTATCGACAGATGAGGGCAGTTCCACGGACAACAGCCCCAACATCATGAGGAGAGCATCCGACGGCCTTGTAGAACCTCTCCAGTGTGGTTTCGGCTTGGCACCTCCAGCTATCTTCCCCATGGACTTGGTTCTGCACCGGGAGAGGGTGATGAAAGAGAATTTGGTGCCTGTAGGAAGGGACGGGACCTTGCGACTGTCAGCAGAGTACTGCCCTGAAAACCAGAGACTTCGTGTCCGCCTCATTAGTGCTGAAGGCCTGTATGCTCTATCAGTGGACCCTAAAAGCATTAATTGCAGTGTTAGCCTCTCTCTCATGCCTGGAAAAATCCAGAAGCAGCGCAGCACGGTCATCAGGAAGAGCCGCAATCCAATCTTTAATGAGGACTTTTTCTTTGATGGTATATCAGAAGATGATCTCTGCCAGAGGTCGCTTCGATTCAAAGTCGTAAACAAGATGTCCACAATGAAAAGAGACTATATTCTGGGCAACTGTGATCTTCCTCTCTCAAGCATTGTCACATTATAA